The Lysobacter enzymogenes genome window below encodes:
- a CDS encoding PstS family phosphate ABC transporter substrate-binding protein, with protein sequence MHRNKLHVGLLAATAVLVFAGSANAADLYGGGATFPAPAYVGDLYNGTSPVAKLSRDSAITLPAVTFSVAGLGNSTGTKVPVFKDYHTRYSADAVSYCQTGSGTGKKILNNDGIFANGACSPAGITGFSSVSGQSAPDFIGTDAPIATADYNTFITNMASTRTAIVQIPVLAGAIALPFKDTAGGLTSVALNTEQVCRIFAGDIKNWNDSRLTSPVAGSHPITIVYRSEGSGTSFAFTSYLAAQCNGKFGLATDFFKPNQSFATAAALALPNYSASSAQAGNNGVVSKVKSTTDAFGYADIAEVLSQGVMYASVNGNDPALFGSTGPVSLAPAALLSAKVLDGATVGDVPASVAAPARNCTRLVNPTAVISGAYPIAAVTYLAAYYAGNGAKATPIKNLFKQFYGPTTAGAPDPRVALPTGYAYIDGNTLFRSSAVGSINSCIN encoded by the coding sequence GTGCATCGCAACAAGCTTCATGTCGGCCTGCTGGCCGCTACCGCTGTCCTGGTCTTCGCTGGTTCGGCCAACGCGGCCGATCTGTACGGCGGCGGCGCCACCTTCCCGGCCCCGGCTTACGTCGGCGACCTGTACAACGGCACCTCGCCGGTCGCCAAGCTGTCGCGCGATTCCGCCATCACCCTGCCGGCCGTGACCTTCAGCGTCGCCGGCCTGGGCAACTCCACGGGCACCAAGGTTCCGGTGTTCAAGGACTACCACACCCGTTACTCGGCCGACGCCGTGTCGTACTGCCAGACCGGCAGCGGCACCGGCAAGAAGATCCTCAACAACGACGGCATCTTCGCCAACGGCGCCTGCTCGCCGGCCGGCATCACCGGCTTCAGCTCGGTCTCGGGCCAGTCGGCTCCGGACTTCATCGGCACCGACGCGCCGATCGCGACCGCCGACTACAACACCTTCATCACCAACATGGCGTCCACCCGCACCGCGATCGTGCAGATCCCGGTCCTGGCCGGCGCCATCGCCCTGCCGTTCAAGGACACCGCCGGCGGCCTGACCTCGGTCGCGCTGAACACCGAGCAGGTGTGCCGCATCTTCGCCGGCGACATCAAGAACTGGAACGACTCGCGCCTGACCTCGCCGGTGGCCGGCTCGCACCCGATCACCATCGTCTACCGTTCGGAAGGCAGCGGCACCTCGTTCGCCTTCACCAGCTACCTCGCCGCGCAGTGCAACGGCAAGTTCGGCCTGGCCACCGACTTCTTCAAGCCGAACCAGAGCTTCGCCACCGCCGCCGCCCTGGCGCTGCCGAACTACTCGGCGTCCTCGGCCCAGGCCGGCAACAACGGCGTGGTCTCCAAGGTCAAGTCGACCACCGACGCGTTCGGCTACGCCGACATCGCCGAAGTGCTGAGCCAGGGCGTGATGTACGCCTCGGTCAACGGCAACGACCCGGCCCTGTTCGGTTCGACCGGTCCGGTCAGCCTGGCTCCGGCCGCGCTGCTGTCGGCCAAGGTGCTCGACGGCGCCACCGTCGGCGACGTGCCGGCCAGCGTCGCCGCTCCGGCGCGCAACTGCACCCGTCTGGTCAACCCGACCGCCGTGATCTCGGGCGCTTATCCGATCGCCGCGGTGACCTACCTGGCCGCCTACTACGCCGGCAACGGCGCCAAGGCGACCCCGATCAAGAACCTGTTCAAGCAGTTCTACGGCCCGACCACCGCCGGCGCTCCGGACCCGCGCGTCGCGCTGCCGACCGGTTATGCCTACATCGACGGCAACACCCTGTTCCGCAGCTCGGCGGTCGGTTCGATCAACAGCTGCATCAACTGA
- a CDS encoding ABC transporter permease subunit — protein MMALGYAFLYLPIVSVIVYSFSGSDRATTWGGFSLKWYAALAQNEQILEAAQRSLIIAAISATAAVALGTASGLALSRFGRFPGRGILSLMNSAPMVMPDVMLGLSSLLLFVGLQQVFGWPERGMTTITLAHITLTACYVTVVVRSRMTSMDASLEEAAMDLGAKPWRVFFVITLPLIAPALLAGWLLAFTLSLDDLVIASFTSGPGSTTLPMLVYSKVKLGVTPEINALTSIIVVLVAIGVSVAGVLMHRRERKLARSQN, from the coding sequence ATGATGGCGCTGGGCTATGCGTTCTTGTACCTGCCGATCGTGTCGGTGATCGTCTATTCCTTCAGCGGCTCCGACCGCGCCACCACCTGGGGCGGGTTCTCGCTGAAGTGGTACGCCGCGCTGGCGCAGAACGAGCAGATCCTGGAGGCGGCGCAGCGCAGCCTCATCATCGCCGCGATCTCGGCGACCGCCGCGGTCGCGCTCGGCACCGCCAGCGGCCTGGCGCTGTCGCGCTTCGGCCGCTTCCCCGGGCGCGGCATCCTCAGCCTGATGAACTCGGCGCCGATGGTGATGCCCGACGTGATGCTCGGCCTGTCCTCGCTGCTGCTGTTCGTCGGCCTGCAGCAGGTGTTCGGTTGGCCCGAGCGCGGCATGACCACGATCACCCTGGCCCACATCACCCTGACCGCGTGCTACGTCACCGTGGTGGTGCGCTCGCGCATGACCTCGATGGACGCCAGCCTGGAAGAAGCGGCGATGGACCTCGGCGCCAAGCCGTGGCGGGTGTTCTTCGTCATTACGCTTCCGTTGATTGCGCCTGCGCTGTTGGCCGGTTGGCTGCTCGCCTTCACGCTTTCGCTGGACGATCTGGTCATCGCCAGCTTCACCTCCGGCCCGGGCTCGACCACGCTGCCGATGCTGGTCTATTCCAAGGTCAAGCTCGGCGTCACCCCGGAGATCAACGCGCTGACCTCGATCATCGTGGTGTTGGTGGCGATCGGCGTCAGCGTCGCCGGCGTGCTGATGCACCGGCGCGAACGCAAGCTCGCGCGCAGCCAGAACTGA
- a CDS encoding ABC transporter permease subunit, which yields MLWLALFFCVPFLIVLKISFAESVFGQVPPYTPLLETAENGATTLRLHAANYAALLADPLYIAAYLKSLLFASVSTLCCLLLGYPIAYGIARAPRLWRLLLLVLVILPFWTSSLLRTYALIGLLRANGWLSQSLVGLGLLEPGQAVLHTNLAVYIGITYNYLPFMILPLAATLIRLDFTLLEAAADLGAKPWQAFRRITLPLSFPGILAGSLLVFIPAVGEFVIPDVLGGPDALTIGRVLWTEFFTNRDWPLSAAIAVAMLLLIVLPTLLFEYIENRRVAREAQS from the coding sequence ATGCTGTGGCTGGCGCTGTTCTTCTGCGTGCCGTTCCTGATCGTGCTGAAGATCAGCTTCGCCGAGTCGGTGTTCGGCCAGGTGCCGCCGTACACGCCGCTGCTGGAAACCGCCGAGAACGGCGCCACCACACTGCGCCTGCACGCAGCCAACTACGCCGCGCTGCTGGCCGACCCGCTGTACATCGCGGCGTACCTGAAGTCGCTGCTGTTCGCCAGCGTCTCGACCCTGTGCTGCCTGCTGCTCGGCTATCCGATCGCCTACGGCATCGCCCGCGCGCCGCGGCTGTGGCGGCTGCTGCTGTTGGTGCTGGTGATCCTGCCGTTCTGGACCAGTTCGCTGCTGCGCACCTATGCGCTGATCGGCCTGCTGCGCGCCAACGGCTGGCTGAGCCAGTCGCTGGTCGGCCTGGGCCTGCTCGAACCCGGCCAGGCGGTGCTGCACACCAACCTCGCCGTGTACATCGGCATCACCTACAACTACCTGCCCTTCATGATCCTGCCGCTGGCGGCGACCCTGATCCGCCTGGACTTCACCCTGCTGGAAGCCGCCGCCGACCTCGGCGCCAAGCCGTGGCAGGCGTTCCGGCGAATCACCCTGCCGCTGTCGTTCCCCGGCATCCTCGCCGGCAGCCTGCTGGTGTTCATTCCGGCGGTCGGCGAGTTCGTGATCCCCGACGTGCTCGGCGGCCCGGACGCGCTGACCATCGGCCGGGTGCTGTGGACCGAGTTCTTCACCAACCGCGACTGGCCGCTGTCGGCGGCGATCGCGGTGGCGATGCTGCTGCTGATCGTGTTGCCGACGCTGCTGTTCGAATACATCGAAAACCGTCGCGTCGCGCGCGAGGCCCAGTCGTGA
- a CDS encoding ABC transporter ATP-binding protein encodes MSVPVRSPALEPWRDPAAQPFVRIEGVTKTFGKVYACDDISLDVYRGEFFALLGGSGSGKSTLLRVLAGFESPDRGRVLIDGIDVTDLPPYQRPVNMMFQSYALFPHMSVAQNIAFGLKHSSGGAKPGAGEIRDRVQQMLELVRMPQLGNRKPDQLSGGQRQRVALARALAKQPKLLLLDEPLGALDKKLREHTQFELVSIQERVGTTFIMVTHDQEEAMTMSSRIAVMDAGRIVQVSTPAVLYEYPSTRFVAEFIGGINLLEGRVLGQDGDGDLRIQCDGVGGQLLARHPDPLPEGTAVGIAVRPEKIDVHESKPEGFDNAVMGKVRDIAYLGDVSIYHVQTEAGAVLRVQETHVARSSEPHYDWDDTLWLSWDAASAVVLTS; translated from the coding sequence GTGAGCGTCCCCGTCCGCAGCCCCGCGCTGGAGCCCTGGCGCGATCCCGCCGCGCAGCCGTTCGTGCGCATCGAGGGCGTCACCAAGACCTTCGGCAAGGTCTACGCTTGCGACGACATCTCGCTGGACGTGTACCGCGGCGAGTTCTTCGCCCTGCTCGGCGGCTCGGGCTCGGGCAAGAGCACCTTGCTGCGGGTGCTGGCCGGGTTCGAATCGCCCGACCGCGGCCGGGTGCTGATCGACGGCATCGACGTCACCGACCTGCCGCCGTACCAGCGGCCGGTCAACATGATGTTCCAGAGCTATGCGCTGTTCCCGCACATGAGCGTGGCGCAGAACATCGCCTTCGGCCTCAAGCATTCCAGCGGCGGCGCCAAGCCCGGCGCCGGCGAGATCCGCGACCGCGTGCAGCAGATGCTGGAGCTGGTGCGCATGCCGCAGCTCGGCAACCGCAAGCCCGACCAGCTGTCCGGCGGCCAGCGCCAGCGCGTGGCGCTGGCGCGCGCGCTGGCCAAGCAGCCCAAGCTGCTGCTGCTCGACGAGCCGCTCGGCGCGCTCGACAAGAAGCTGCGCGAACACACCCAGTTCGAGTTGGTCAGCATCCAGGAACGCGTCGGCACCACCTTCATCATGGTCACCCACGACCAGGAAGAAGCCATGACCATGTCCTCGCGTATCGCGGTCATGGACGCCGGCCGCATCGTCCAGGTCTCAACGCCCGCGGTGCTGTACGAATACCCATCGACGCGCTTCGTCGCCGAATTCATCGGCGGCATTAACCTGCTCGAAGGCCGCGTGCTCGGCCAGGACGGCGACGGCGATCTGCGCATCCAGTGCGACGGCGTCGGCGGCCAACTGCTCGCGCGCCATCCCGATCCGTTGCCGGAAGGCACCGCGGTCGGCATCGCGGTGCGGCCGGAGAAGATCGACGTGCACGAGAGCAAGCCCGAGGGCTTCGACAACGCGGTGATGGGCAAGGTGCGCGATATCGCTTACCTGGGCGATGTGTCGATCTATCACGTGCAGACCGAGGCCGGCGCGGTGCTGCGCGTGCAGGAGACGCATGTGGCGCGCAGTTCGGAGCCGCATTACGACTGGGACGATACGCTGTGGCTGTCGTGGGATGCGGCCAGCGCGGTGGTGCTGACGTCGTGA
- a CDS encoding polyamine ABC transporter substrate-binding protein, translating into MRYDAVTLRLAPLACAVLMLAACGGKPAADANAPAAKPGAEEKVLNVYNWSDYVADDTVKNFEAATGVKVNYDVYDANETLESKLSAGASGYDAVFPSARPFAQRQVKAGMYAKLDKSKLPNWSHLDPQLLQNLASIDPGNEHLVPYMWGTTGLGLNVDKIKQALGENAPLDSWSLLFDPANAAKLGKCGITVLDDDQEAFGAALIWLGRDPNAGAADEIDAVKKVYAAIRPYVRTFNNAEYKDAFANGDACIVMGYSGDIAQASTAAFDAAKKAGKPAPNLRFVIPKEGAIRWVDVIAIPKDSKHLGNAHAFIDYLLDPKVAAAISNHVAYASANKDAAPLVDPAIAQDQGVYPPEAVRAKLVDPRSLPEDVQRQRVRAWTSIKSGH; encoded by the coding sequence GTGAGATACGACGCCGTGACCCTGCGCCTCGCCCCGCTCGCCTGCGCCGTCCTCATGCTCGCCGCCTGCGGCGGCAAGCCCGCCGCCGACGCCAACGCCCCCGCCGCCAAGCCCGGCGCCGAGGAGAAGGTGCTCAACGTCTACAACTGGTCGGACTACGTCGCCGACGACACGGTCAAGAACTTCGAGGCCGCCACCGGCGTCAAGGTCAACTACGACGTCTACGACGCCAACGAAACCCTGGAAAGCAAGCTCAGCGCCGGCGCTTCGGGCTACGACGCGGTGTTCCCGTCGGCGCGCCCGTTCGCCCAGCGCCAGGTCAAGGCCGGCATGTACGCCAAGCTCGACAAGAGCAAGCTGCCGAACTGGAGCCACCTGGACCCGCAGCTGCTGCAGAACCTGGCCTCGATCGACCCGGGCAACGAGCATCTGGTGCCGTACATGTGGGGCACCACCGGCCTGGGCCTCAACGTCGACAAGATCAAGCAGGCGCTCGGCGAGAACGCGCCGTTGGATTCGTGGTCGTTGCTGTTCGATCCGGCCAACGCGGCCAAGCTCGGCAAGTGCGGCATCACCGTGCTCGATGACGATCAGGAGGCCTTCGGCGCGGCGCTGATCTGGCTCGGCCGCGATCCCAACGCCGGCGCCGCCGACGAGATCGACGCGGTCAAGAAGGTCTACGCCGCGATCCGCCCGTACGTGCGCACCTTCAACAACGCCGAGTACAAGGACGCCTTCGCCAACGGCGACGCCTGCATCGTGATGGGCTATTCCGGCGACATCGCCCAGGCCAGCACCGCCGCGTTCGACGCGGCCAAGAAGGCCGGCAAGCCGGCGCCGAACCTGCGCTTCGTAATTCCGAAGGAAGGCGCGATCCGCTGGGTCGACGTGATCGCGATCCCCAAGGACAGCAAGCACCTCGGCAACGCCCACGCTTTCATCGATTACCTGCTCGACCCCAAGGTCGCCGCGGCGATCAGCAACCACGTCGCCTACGCCAGCGCCAACAAGGACGCCGCGCCGCTGGTCGATCCGGCGATCGCCCAGGACCAGGGCGTGTACCCGCCCGAAGCGGTGCGCGCCAAGCTGGTCGATCCGCGCTCGCTGCCCGAGGACGTGCAGCGCCAGCGCGTGCGCGCCTGGACCAGCATCAAGAGCGGGCACTGA
- a CDS encoding TorF family putative porin — MSDRRLHARLRAPQLLLAAALAAAAPWACAQESGQGEGDSERDWNLRGGVTAMSDYVWRGVSQTQEDPALQAEINLEHRSGFYAGLWASSIDFTAPGEEHDGVRYELDGYVGWSGELRPGLELDVVLTRAAYPGAKRGFDYDYTELEGTLSFAEHYHVGLAYSPDIFGLGGKGYYCNAGGEWPLGESGFGLKAQIGYYDLQDPLGDSYNDYLLALTREFGPVHAELQYTTTSSYGPKISEGLDDKKLADGKVAVLVGWKF, encoded by the coding sequence ATGTCCGACCGCCGCCTCCATGCGCGCCTGCGCGCCCCGCAACTGCTGCTGGCCGCCGCCCTGGCCGCGGCCGCGCCCTGGGCCTGCGCGCAGGAATCCGGCCAAGGCGAAGGCGACAGCGAGCGCGACTGGAACCTGCGCGGCGGCGTCACCGCGATGAGCGACTACGTCTGGCGCGGCGTATCGCAGACCCAGGAAGACCCGGCGCTGCAGGCCGAGATCAACCTCGAACACCGCAGCGGCTTCTACGCCGGCCTGTGGGCCTCGAGCATCGACTTCACCGCCCCGGGCGAGGAACACGACGGCGTGCGCTACGAACTCGACGGCTACGTGGGCTGGTCGGGCGAACTGCGCCCCGGCCTGGAACTCGACGTGGTCCTGACCCGCGCCGCCTACCCGGGCGCCAAGCGCGGCTTCGACTACGACTACACCGAGTTGGAAGGCACCTTGAGCTTCGCCGAGCACTACCACGTCGGCCTGGCCTATTCGCCGGATATCTTCGGCCTCGGCGGCAAGGGCTATTACTGCAACGCCGGCGGCGAATGGCCGCTCGGCGAGAGCGGCTTCGGGCTCAAGGCGCAGATCGGTTATTACGACCTGCAGGATCCGCTCGGCGACAGCTACAACGACTATCTGTTGGCGCTGACGCGCGAGTTCGGGCCGGTCCATGCCGAGCTGCAATACACCACGACTTCCAGTTACGGCCCGAAGATTTCCGAGGGGCTGGACGACAAGAAGCTGGCCGACGGAAAAGTCGCGGTGTTGGTGGGCTGGAAGTTCTGA
- a CDS encoding IS30 family transposase: MGQQYAHLSPEERGAIMAWVRQGLSVRQIARELQRAQSTITRELRRNGHRPRNGRALTGRPRKVQGYDAALAQQRAVGLRQRPRRPRKLRVGATLWPEVLILLRAGWSPQQASLKLRRLHPDDPAWHVSHETIYTALYAMPRGELRRQILLRHKRAARRPQPRTPDARGRMTDLPSIHDRPREVEERLLPGHWEGDLIKGARNQSSVGVLVCRQSLFVMLVRLPDATAQGVLEGFTQAFARLPPRLRKTLTYDQGKEMALHRQLSKGVGLKVYFADPHSPWQRGRCENINGLLRQYLPKGTDLSVHSQRDLDRIAWRLNMRPRVSMDVRMPAEVFLEKLYGRPVNFSIEDVIAVG; this comes from the coding sequence ATGGGCCAGCAGTACGCGCACCTCAGTCCAGAAGAACGTGGCGCCATCATGGCCTGGGTCCGCCAAGGCCTCAGCGTCCGTCAAATCGCCCGTGAATTGCAGCGGGCGCAAAGCACCATCACCCGCGAACTACGCCGCAACGGCCATCGTCCGCGCAACGGCCGGGCGTTGACCGGGCGGCCGCGCAAGGTCCAGGGCTACGATGCGGCCCTGGCCCAGCAACGAGCGGTCGGGCTGCGGCAGCGGCCTCGTCGGCCGCGCAAGTTGCGAGTCGGCGCCACGCTGTGGCCCGAGGTGCTGATCCTGCTTCGCGCCGGCTGGTCGCCGCAGCAGGCCTCGCTCAAACTGCGTCGACTGCACCCCGACGACCCGGCTTGGCACGTGTCCCACGAAACCATCTACACCGCCTTGTACGCGATGCCGCGCGGCGAACTGCGTCGCCAGATCCTGTTGCGACACAAGCGCGCGGCACGGCGACCGCAGCCTCGCACGCCCGATGCCCGCGGCCGAATGACCGATCTGCCCAGCATTCACGACCGTCCACGGGAGGTCGAGGAACGGCTCCTGCCCGGCCACTGGGAAGGCGACCTGATCAAGGGCGCCCGCAACCAATCGTCGGTGGGGGTGCTGGTCTGCCGGCAAAGCCTGTTCGTGATGCTGGTGCGGCTGCCCGACGCCACCGCCCAAGGCGTGCTGGAGGGCTTCACCCAGGCCTTCGCACGGCTGCCGCCACGACTGCGCAAAACGCTGACCTACGATCAAGGCAAGGAAATGGCCTTGCACCGTCAGCTCAGCAAGGGGGTGGGGCTGAAAGTCTACTTCGCCGATCCGCACAGCCCCTGGCAACGCGGCCGCTGCGAGAACATCAATGGCCTGCTGCGCCAATATCTGCCCAAAGGCACGGACCTGTCGGTACACAGTCAGCGCGATCTGGATCGCATCGCCTGGCGCCTGAACATGCGACCGCGAGTGAGCATGGACGTGCGCATGCCGGCTGAGGTGTTTTTGGAAAAGCTGTACGGCCGGCCCGTGAACTTTTCCATTGAGGATGTGATTGCGGTGGGGTGA
- a CDS encoding LysR family transcriptional regulator, translating to MNQIQPRSEQLDLNLLKVFEAVYRERNLSLAAQALFLTPSAVSHALARLRRQFDDPLFVRDGRRMSPTAACQRLAPPLLDTLARLRELLSHRDRFDPAASRQGFRIGLPEATESVLLPALMQALRAQAPGATLASVALPRRDLGRELAAGQVDLAVDVALPVRDPVRHRPLFQDGFCVVLRAGHALARRLSLKQYLQAQHVAVSARATGQVIEDLALLNLGHQRSIALRCRSYHAACAVAAQSDALLTLPESVAARIAPESGLARVKLPFALPAAQVHLYWHANREGDPANAWLRGLVETVCGRATGG from the coding sequence ATGAATCAGATTCAGCCGCGCAGCGAGCAGCTCGACCTCAACCTGCTCAAGGTGTTCGAGGCCGTGTACCGCGAACGCAATCTGAGCCTCGCGGCGCAGGCGCTGTTCCTGACCCCGTCGGCGGTCAGCCATGCGCTGGCGCGGCTGCGGCGCCAGTTCGACGACCCGCTGTTCGTGCGCGACGGCCGCCGCATGAGCCCGACCGCGGCCTGCCAGCGGCTGGCGCCGCCGCTGCTCGACACTCTGGCGCGGCTGCGCGAACTGCTGAGCCACCGCGACCGTTTCGACCCGGCCGCGAGCCGCCAGGGCTTCCGCATCGGCCTGCCCGAAGCGACCGAGAGCGTGCTGCTGCCGGCGCTGATGCAGGCGCTGCGCGCGCAGGCGCCGGGCGCGACCCTGGCCAGCGTGGCCTTGCCGCGCCGCGACCTCGGCCGCGAACTGGCCGCCGGGCAAGTCGATCTGGCGGTCGACGTGGCCTTGCCGGTGCGCGACCCGGTCCGCCACCGGCCCTTGTTCCAGGACGGTTTCTGCGTGGTGCTGCGCGCCGGCCATGCGCTGGCGCGGCGGCTGAGCCTGAAGCAGTACTTGCAGGCGCAGCACGTGGCGGTGTCCGCGCGCGCGACCGGACAGGTGATCGAGGACTTGGCCCTGCTCAATCTGGGCCATCAGCGCAGCATCGCGCTGCGCTGCCGCAGCTACCACGCCGCGTGCGCGGTCGCGGCGCAGTCGGATGCGTTGCTGACCTTGCCGGAGAGCGTGGCGGCGCGGATCGCGCCGGAAAGCGGCTTGGCGCGAGTGAAGCTGCCCTTCGCGCTGCCGGCGGCGCAGGTGCATTTGTACTGGCATGCCAATCGCGAAGGCGATCCGGCGAATGCGTGGCTGCGCGGATTGGTGGAGACGGTGTGCGGACGCGCGACAGGTGGGTAA
- a CDS encoding acyl-CoA dehydrogenase family protein, with translation MDFAPSARSQDYLQRLQAFLDRHVAPFDAVYRRENAELNAGADWRRWRVHPRIAELKALAREAGLWNLFLPDPELGAGLSVLDYAPLAEAMGRYEFCAEIFNCNAPDTGNMEVLYHYGSPAQKQRWLRPLLDGAIRSVFCMTEPDVASSDATNMRAQIRIEGDEVVVEGRKWWSTGIGHPDARVAIFMGLTDPDAAPHARHGMVLVPLDAAGVTIERMLPTFGEYDPPYGHGEVSFDRVRLPLDHLIQGPGQGFAIAQGRLGPGRIHHCMRAIGAAERALELLIRRGAQREAFGQPILRLGGNLERVAQARMAIDQARLLTLYAAWKIERFGVKQAMSEISAIKVVAPNMLQQIVDEAIQIHGGAGVSHDTPLTGLYALARALRIADGPDEVHRAMVARVELAKYGFGRKQEAA, from the coding sequence ATGGATTTCGCCCCCAGCGCGCGCAGCCAGGACTATCTGCAGCGCCTGCAAGCTTTCCTCGACCGCCACGTGGCCCCGTTCGACGCGGTCTACCGGCGCGAGAACGCCGAACTCAACGCCGGCGCCGACTGGCGCCGCTGGCGCGTGCATCCGCGCATCGCCGAACTCAAGGCGCTGGCGCGCGAGGCCGGCCTGTGGAACCTGTTCCTGCCCGATCCCGAACTCGGCGCCGGCCTGTCGGTGCTCGACTACGCGCCGCTGGCCGAGGCGATGGGCCGCTACGAGTTCTGCGCCGAGATCTTCAACTGCAACGCGCCGGACACCGGCAACATGGAAGTGCTGTACCACTACGGCAGCCCGGCGCAGAAACAACGCTGGCTGCGGCCCTTGCTGGACGGCGCGATCCGCTCGGTGTTCTGCATGACCGAGCCGGACGTGGCGTCGTCGGATGCGACCAACATGCGCGCGCAGATCCGCATCGAAGGCGACGAGGTGGTCGTCGAAGGACGCAAGTGGTGGTCCACCGGCATCGGCCATCCCGATGCGCGGGTCGCGATCTTCATGGGCCTGACCGATCCGGACGCCGCGCCGCATGCGCGTCACGGCATGGTGCTGGTGCCGCTGGATGCGGCGGGCGTAACGATCGAACGCATGCTGCCGACCTTCGGCGAATACGACCCGCCGTACGGCCACGGCGAGGTCAGTTTCGACCGGGTGCGGCTGCCGCTCGACCACTTGATCCAGGGCCCGGGGCAGGGCTTCGCCATCGCCCAGGGCCGGCTCGGCCCGGGCCGCATCCACCACTGCATGCGCGCGATCGGCGCGGCCGAACGCGCGCTGGAGCTGCTGATCCGCCGCGGCGCGCAGCGCGAGGCGTTCGGCCAGCCGATCCTGCGCCTGGGCGGCAATCTGGAACGGGTGGCGCAAGCGCGCATGGCCATCGACCAGGCCCGCCTGCTGACCCTGTACGCTGCCTGGAAGATCGAACGCTTCGGGGTCAAGCAGGCGATGAGCGAAATCTCCGCGATCAAGGTGGTCGCGCCGAACATGCTGCAGCAGATCGTCGACGAGGCGATCCAGATCCACGGCGGCGCCGGCGTCAGCCACGACACGCCGCTGACCGGCCTGTACGCGCTGGCGCGCGCGCTGCGCATCGCCGACGGCCCCGACGAAGTGCATCGGGCGATGGTGGCGCGGGTCGAACTGGCCAAGTACGGCTTCGGCCGCAAGCAGGAGGCGGCATGA